A window from Primulina eburnea isolate SZY01 chromosome 2, ASM2296580v1, whole genome shotgun sequence encodes these proteins:
- the LOC140824795 gene encoding uncharacterized protein, with amino-acid sequence MNTVSKEKFGGIVYSTDASAVWNDLKEQFDKVNGSRIFAIHREIGGLRQGNLSISTYYCKLKKLWDEYASFVVLPSCTCDTARKYIDHDHQQKLLQFLLGLNDSYVHIRSQILMMDPLPSVGQAFSVVSQEESTRSLLAVEPPPSVFYSSRNKVDERKTDVVTCEYCHVPGHSKGNCYKLVGYPPGHRLYKPQQFRGPKKLSKDNFKPRQPYRDVNLATEVQAETFNPEVINNTPIFTPAQYAEIMKLLGGSAGQSPTEPMANMAGPQPWEDHGDW; translated from the exons ATGAATACGGTTTCTAAAGAAAAATTTGGGGGCATCGTATACTCAACTGATGCATCAGCTGTTTGGAATGATTTGAAGGAACAATTTGATAAAGTCAATGGATCTCGAATATTTGCCATTCACAGGGAGATCGGAGGATTGCGCCAGGGTAATCTCTCTATTTCTACATATTATTGTAAACTCAAAAAACTCTGGGATGAATATGCATCATTTGTTGTTCTTCCCTCTTGTACATGTGATACGGCTCGCAAGTATATTGATCATGATCATCAACAAAAGTTGCTCCAATTTCTGCTTGGATTAAATGATAGTTACGTCCACATTCGAAGTCAGATTCTGATGATGGATCCACTGCCATCCGTGGGACAAGCCTTCTCTGTTGTATCTCAAGAAGAGTCAACCCGATCATTGTTAGCAGTTGAACCTCCACCGTCTGTTTTTTATTCGTCTCGGAACAAGGTAGATGAACGTAAGACAGATGTGGTTACATGTGAATATTGTCATGTACCTGGTCATTCTAAAGGAAATTGCTACAAGCTTGTTGGTTATCCACCGGGCCATCGGTTGTATAAACCTCAACAGTTTCGAGGACCTAAGAAATTATCCAAGGATAATTTTAAACCAAGGCAGCCTTATCGTGATGTAAACTTGGCTACTGAAGTTCAAGCAGAGACGTTCAATCCAGAAGTCATCAACAACACTCCAATTTTTACACCTGCTCAATATGCTGAAATAATGAAGTTGTTGGGCGGTTCTGCGGGACAATCCCCCACTGAACCGATGGCAAATATGGCAG GACCTCAGCCGTGGGAGGATCATGGGGATTGGTAA
- the LOC140823613 gene encoding uncharacterized protein → MSWLVRSIANSLKLDEDDVSIVKPESKQLGSPRLQNDDASSPTSPPRGVKDDLSDLTKTLTRQFWGVASFLAPPPQQTRHEQETDESDPDLMSGIRSDFAEIGGKFKSGIYRISNNINVSEITKMASDFLQLESNDEGGEGSKEGFDSMRKGEVGVSEEVVAFARDIAMHPETWLDFPLPENAEDDIDFDMSDTQQEHALAVERFAPRLTALRIELCPGYMSESRFWKIYFVLLHPILDSHETELLSTSQIVKARALLTQELKIRTSEPADVLSGKSFDPETKAGSQNEGPLSVPSPVFSGNESTKGSDIEIHSSNALADSETVKHPIESKDIQIVDKSVIKENDTSQVTNQSIKSGFLNVLGEKDEDDADDWLKEESSEIVPTSGVTIPIGNEEDVSFSDLEEDDDDASSNFKKSDHSFKKDSPEWVQLRKSSSDSSNDMDVKHSGKDNVNTHDTKESNDWFDVDDIDVA, encoded by the exons ATGTCATGGTTGGTGCGATCCATCGCCAACTCTCTCAAGCTCGACGAGGATGACGTCAGCATCGTCAAGCCCGAATCCAAGCAACTGGGAAGCCCTCGCCTTCAGAACGACGACGCATCATCTCCGACATCTCCGCCGCGCGGCGTCAAGGATGACCTCTCGGACCTCACCAAAACCCTGACCCGTCAATTCTGGGGAGTGGCTTCATTTTTGGCTCCCCCTCCTCAGCAGACCAGACACGAGCAGGAAACTGATGAATCTGACCCGGATTTGATGTCGGGGATTCGGAGTGACTTTGCGGAGATTGGGGGAAAGTTCAAGAGTGGGATATATCGGATATCAAATAATATCAACGTGTCTGAAATTACGAAAATGGCATCGGATTTCCTGCAGTTGGAATCGAATGATGAAGGTGGGGAGGGGAGCAAGGAGGGTTTTGATTCGATGAGGAAAGGTGAAGTGGGTGTCAGTGAGGAAGTGGTGGCCTTCGCGCGGGACATCGCTATGCATCCAGAGACTTGGCTGGATTTTCCTCTACCCGAAAATGCTGAAGATGATATTG attttgatatgtctgataccCAACAAGAACATGCCTTAGCTGTTGAACGGTTTGCTCCAAGATTAACCGCTTTGAGGATTGAGCTTTGCCCTGGATATATGAGTGAAAGTCGGTTCTGGAAGATATACTTTGTTCTCCTTCACCCTATACTGGATAGCCATGAAACTGAACTTCTATCTACCTCACAG ATAGTGAAAGCAAGAGCCTTGCTGACCCAAGAGTTGAAGATTCGAACTTCAGAACCAGCAGATGTGTTAAGTGGAAAATCTTTTGACCCAGAAACCAAAGCTGGTTCTCAAAATGAAGGGCCCCTTTCAGTGCCATCCCCCGTCTTTTCTGGAAACGAGAGTACCAAGGGATCAGACATTGAAATACATTCATCCAATGCACTAGCAGATTCTGAAACAGTGAAGCACCCGATTGAGAGTAAAGACATTCAAATCGTTGACAAGTCCGTTATAAAAGAAAATGATACCAGCCAGGTTACAAACCAATCCATAAAATCTGGTTTCTTAAATGTTTTGGGAGAGAAAGACGAAGATGATGCTGATGATTGGTTAAAAGAAGAAAGTTCAGAAATTGTTCCTACCTCTGGGGTCACCATTCCCATTGGAAACGAAGAAGATGTCTCATTCAGTGATCTTgaagaagatgatgatgatgcatCCTCGAATTTCAAAAAATCCGATCACAGTTTCAAAAAAGACTCTCCAGAATGGGTTCAACTGAGGAAAAGCTCGTCCGATTCATCTAATGATATGGATGTTAAGCACTCTGGCAAAGATAATGTAAATACCCATGACACGAAGGAATCAAATGACTGGTTCGATGTTGATGACATTGACGTTGCTTGA
- the LOC140823614 gene encoding adenylate kinase, chloroplastic-like: protein MALCSSYSVNFTAATSPSCNRNKPSTSSRNQIFNTSGSPSSKSWIPCLSVQLNQRFSRTRFRKSKAAPCMLVVASGEKGEPLRVMISGAPASGKGTQCELITEKYDLVHVAAGDLLRAEIAAGSKNGKLAKEYMEKGQLVPNEIVVMMVKNRLSQQDSQEKGWLLDGYPRSASQANALKGFGFDPDIFILLEVPEDILVERVVGRRLDPVTGKIYHLKYSPPETEEIAARLTQRFDDTEEKVKLRLVTHNTNVEDVLSIYGDVTLRVDGSLPKHEVFSQIDSALAKLLEQKLAPSGSVST, encoded by the exons ATGGCTTTGTGTAGTTCTTATTCTGTCAACTTCACAGCCGCAACATCACCATCCTGCAATCGAAACAAGCCCTCAACTTCCTCTCGTAATCAGATTTTTAACACTTCAGGATCACCATCGTCTAAATCTTGGATTCCCTGTTTATCTGTCCAACTTAACCAAAGATTTTCCCGAACCCGTTTCAGAAAGTCAAAAGCTGCCCCATGTATGCTG GTTGTTGCATCAGGAGAAAAAGGGGAGCCTTTGAGGGTGATGATATCAGGAGCTCCAGCTTCCGGTAAAGGAACACAATGCGAGCTTATTACTGAAAAG TATGATTTGGTGCATGTAGCGGCTGGAGATCTTTTAAGGGCTGAAATCGCTGCAGGTTCGAAAAACGGGAAGCTAGCAAAGGAATACATGGAGAAAGGGCAGCTCGTACCTAATGAAATCGTTGTGATG ATGGTCAAGAACCGTTTATCACAGCAAGATTCTCAGGAGAAAGGTTGGCTACTGGATGGATATCCAAGGAGTGCATCTCAGGCGAATGCTCTCAAGGGTTTTGGGTTTGATCCGGATATCTTCATTCTTCTTGAA GTCCCTGAAGACATCCTTGTGGAGAGAGTTGTTGGGCGCAGACTAGATCCTGTTACAGGAAAAATATACCATCTAAAATATTCTCCTCCGGAAACCGAAGAAATTGCTGCAAGACTTACGCAACGATTCGACGACACTGAAGAAAAG GTCAAACTGCGTTTGGTCACTCACAACACAAATGTGGAAGATGTGCTTTCAATATATGGAGATGTAACCTTGAGG GTAGATGGAAGTCTCCCTAAACATGAGGTATTTTCACAGATCGACAGTGCCTTGGCAAAGCTACTTGAGCAAAAGCTGGCTCCATCAGGGTCGGTATCGACATGA
- the LOC140824363 gene encoding short-chain dehydrogenase virD-like, whose translation MSDTKVVLVTGCAIGGIGYEYCKALAEHNCHVIASDIPQKMHHLLDLRSKNIETICLDVLSDESVAKTIDHVISQHGKLDILVNNAGIGSVGPLAELSLDVIKRAYEINALGALRLVQHVVPHMVTQRRGIIVNIGSVVGKVPTPWAGSYCASKAYIHAISHTLRVELKPFNIDVVLVLPGAIKSNFGGNSYDGLRDQEWKIYNIFKDEIEERAKASQEGKSTDATVFARHVISKILDSSPPREIIHGHMTGLFNFLSWSPLWVRDLFFTRRFKLNKKLF comes from the coding sequence ATGAGTGACACAAAGGTTGTGTTGGTCACAGGTTGCGCCATTGGTGGCATCGGCTATGAATATTGCAAGGCACTTGCTGAGCATAATTGTCATGTCATTGCGTCCGACATCCCCCAGAAAATGCACCATCTCTTAGACTTGCGATCCAAAAACATCGAGACGATATGTCTGGATGTCTTGTCTGACGAAAGTGTTGCAAAAACGATCGATCATGTGATTTCACAGCATGGGAAGCTGGATATCCTAGTCAACAATGCAGGAATCGGGAGCGTAGGCCCTCTAGCCGAACTCTCACTAGACGTTATCAAAAGAGCATATGAAATAAATGCATTAGGAGCGTTGCGTCTAGTTCAACATGTCGTTCCACACATGGTGACACAACGTCGTGGAATCATAGTCAATATAGGAAGTGTAGTAGGAAAAGTTCCAACCCCTTGGGCTGGGTCCTATTGTGCTAGCAAAGCATATATTCACGCCATATCTCATACTCTACGAGTCGAGCTCAAGCCCTTTAATATCGACGTAGTACTTGTGCTTCCCGGGGCCATAAAATCGAACTTTGGAGGTAATAGCTATGATGGTTTGAGAGATCAAGAGtggaaaatttataatattttcaagGATGAAATAGAGGAGAGGGCCAAGGCGTCTCAAGAGGGAAAATCGACGGATGCCACCGTTTTCGCTCGGCACGTAATAAGTAAAATCTTGGATTCGAGTCCGCCGAGGGAAATCATTCATGGTCATATGACAGGGTTGTTCAATTTTCTTTCGTGGTCTCCTCTTTGGGTGAGGGATTTATTTTTTACACGTCGATTTAAGTTGAACAAGAAGCTGTTCTAA